The Theileria parva strain Muguga chromosome 1, complete sequence, whole genome shotgun sequence DNA window GAATGATTtggaattaattaatttaattttctaaatagtcgaaaaattttcatttttcgAAACCCAAATGTCACTTTTGGGTCCAGACCATTTGGCCAAAATTCgaaaaattttttttaaactaGTTTTAACTCAAATCACTCAATTAATCATTGTTGAGAAtcagaaaattataattaactctAAATTATCTGTGTACACAGTGCTACAGTATGTGCTTAACTGTGCCTGGGTAACACCCTCACTACtcctaactatataatatactatataaatagtacTTGGTATATCTCCAGTAGTATGGTAAGTTACCTGCGATTGAAAAATGATGAATAACATATTGTAAACAACTTTCAAAATCATCtgaaattgtataatttggaACTAATTCCCTCAGTTTCCCGTCATATGATTTAAATTCCTCAACCAGTTGAAGCACTCTATCCAATTCTTTAGGTGcaaattgtaatattaacCAGCTGGATTCTAAGTTATATCCCTCAATATTATGTATCATACTATTCAACCtatacacattcttactCACCAACTCTATCATCCTAACCACCACACTCACGACACACTCGTCAACTCCTACACTATTACTTACTCCTACACTATTTGTAACACTGTCAACGGTATTACTTACTCCTACGTTGTCAACATTGAGAGATTTGAAAGTGTGTAGCAATTCTGTACAAAGTGTGTGAAATAACCTTTTACTGAGAATTAGCTTACTTAACGcttttttactatatagTACCACAGTTAACCTGTGTAACAAAGAGTTCACACTGGCGAGTATTTGTGTATTCTTATCTCTAATACACTTTAAAGATTCGTAGGAGGAGGTAACTTTGTCCTTTAGAGGCCACATTGACATGATAATCTTCTTCAGATTATCATTATGCCCTGTGGCATTTGAGAAGGCCGTGGACAGAAGTGTTGAGCCGTGTGATTGACTTGTGAGTAGAAGTGATGAGAACTCACGCTGGAGCTGTTCTAATGAAACAGATTCCAAGCGAGTGGAAATGTAAGCGCCAGGCGACTTCAACTGCGAATTCATACAACGAATCCAATCCAAAGATTCACACTTTACATCCATTTCAACACTTTATCTCTTCATTATTTAAGAGTAGAGAGGGGAATTTTGGGGATTTTGAGGGGGATTTTGGATTATTTGGGGGAAATTTGGGTGATTTGggaatttttgaaaaattgttaaaatttcataaaattctgtaaaaatattaaaaataataatataataataaattaatataaattttattaataaaattttaaaatgtgtagaaaagAGGAGTTGTTATAGTGCCTCAACTGGTtcctttatttttactaataattaaattatccaaGATTCCAAAAATCgtttacataattttaatgaataaattgagtaaaattgttgaattttggaataatttggatttttggataatttgtggaatttgttaaaaatttggataaaaatttggataaaaatgagtaCTACAGAGGATTCGATAGATTTATCAGAGGTTTGTGTGTTAAGTGACGCGGACGTAAGGGCGAGGATTAATATGATCGACGCAGAGGTGAAGATTCTCAAGAGCGAACACACGAGACTTAAATCGCAACAGAAAATGATCCAAGAACGAATCAAAGATAACTTAgaaaaaatacaattaaaCAAACAACTGCCCTACCTCGTAGCCAATGTTGTAGAGGTTCCCCTTTACTCattttactcagttattttTGTTAACCCGTGATTACATTTGTGCTGAGaaaacattaatattttcagtTGTCACGggtttataatatttgtgtATAATGTTGTAGTTGTTGGATATGGACGAGGAATATGAAGAGGAATACGGATCCGCACAAAACATCGAATCTAAACCCAAAGGCAAATCACTCGTCATCAAAACCTCAACCAGACAAGTATACAACACCTTCTTACCCCTCATTTACCCCTTAATTATCCTTACTTTACACTTATATTAGCTTTGTTTTGGCctattttacccttaattttaccttaattagtcttattttacctttatttAGGCCTATTTTAGGCGTAAAATAGTCATAATTTAGCTATATTTTACCCATATTTTACCCgtatttagtgttattttacccttattttaccGTAAAATCCTGTGATTTAGACGATATATTTGCCTGTGATTGGTTTGATACCGCATACGGAGTTGAAGCCTGGCGAGTTGGTGGGCGTGAATAAGGACAGTTACTTGGTCCTGGACAAGTTACCGCCTGAGTATGATAACCGCGTCAAGGCCATGGAAGTCTGCGAAAAACCAACCGAAGACTACTCCGACATCGGAGGTCTCGATAAACAAATACAAGAACTCATCGAAGCCATTGGTATCATCCACACTATCCAACTAtcttacactattttacactattttacagtattaacgtagttaacagtagttaaatattagcAGCAGTTAAAGAGGTTAATTGTGTGATATAGTGTTACCAATAACGCATAAGGAGAAGTTTGAGAAAATCGGCATAAAGCCACCcaaaggtaattttaccCACTGTTACACATAGTTTACCTTATTTCTCTGTTAACACTTGGCACAAATTGTGTGTAGGAATACTAATGCATGGACCTCCTGGAACCGGTAAAACTCTTCTAGCCAGAGCTTGCGCAGctcaggtaatttttacactattactcacactactaatactattcctaatactaatactaatactattactattactatttttaacattacTAAGATTCATGTTGATAAACTCAATTTTACAGACGAAGGCCACGTTTTTGAAGCTTGCGGGGCCGCAGTTGGTGCAAATGTTCATTGGCGACGGCGCTAAAATGGTCCGAGACGCCTTCAATCTTGCCAAAGAAAAAGCACCCACCATCATTTTCATAGGTAACACTCACTTAGTTATCTAACACTttaaagtgtgtaaaatactgaaattagtgtgtaaaaatgtgtaaatgtgtaaaatactgaaattagtgtgtaagaatgtgtaaatgtgtagaaatgtgtaaaatattgtgtaGATGAGATAGATGCGATTGGTACGAAGAGATTTGACAGTGAGTTGAGTGGCGATCGTGAGGTGCAGAGGACGATGTTGGAGCTGTTGAACCAACTTGACGGGTTCAGTACTGACGATAAAGTTAAAGTTATTGCTGCCACTAACAGACCTTACACTCTGGATCCCGCACTACTCAGATCCGGCAGACTTGACCGCAAAATCGAACTACCACATCCCAACGAAGGTAATAACTACACAGTTTCCCATGTAATTAGTTgtaaatactattaaatattagtaaatactattaaatagtagtaaatagtgttaaatagtagtaaatactattaaatagtagtaaatagtgttaaatagtagtaaatagtgttaaatagtagtaaatactattaaatagtagtaaatagtgttaaatagtagtaaatagtgttgaAAGTGTTGAAATTGAGTGTTACAGAGGCTAGAGCGCACATATTGCAGATACATTCGAGAAAGATGAATGTGCACAAGGATACAAATTACATGGAACTGTCCAGATCCACCGAAAACTTCAACGGAGCACAACTTAAAGTATTATCTACTCTTACCATTTACTCACACtattgttatataattgttaataattgttaataattgttatataattggATGTGCAGGCGGTATGTATAGAGGCTGGAATGGTGGCGTTGAGGAGAGGAGCTACGGAGTTGGATCACGAAGATTTTGTGGAAGGAATAGCAATGGTACAAGCGAAAAAGAAAAATCCACTCAATTATCTCAcctaattttttatcacttTTATATCTTTTATATCTTTGGTATCTTTGGTATATTTGGTAGTGAACTTAGATAAATGTTGAATAAGATTACaaatacataatttactcTTAGTCTAACTTTAGTAATTTGCTGCTGTGTCATTTTAACAGTACACTGGAGTAATCCTTGAGAATATGTTACTACTTGACAATTGGAACACTTAGACACCAAACCCAGACACGGTGTGGTGTAATATACTTACCCTGTTAACCTCTGAATATTATACTTACAGTATTATTTCTCTACTACCTTCACTATGGATACTGTAATACATCCAATTCCACAATTAAGCTTAAATGTATATATTCCTGAGTATTGCTTTATGACccattatatactatagatATTACATGTACACTCTGGTACTCTCACTAGTATACACAAATTGTATAGTGTATAATAGaaatagtgtataatagaaatagtgtataatagaaatagtgtataatagaaatagtgtataatagaaatgtgtagtgTGAGAGATTAATCGATTAATGGTGGGAATTGATCGGGTTGTACGGAGAATTCATGCATGGTTGAGCACTTGCTGACGCCAAACGACAGCGCAACCCAAAATGAATACACATAAAACATCACAAACAACGATATCACCGCAGACGCCGCAAACTTAAACGCTATAAACATAAtcaactatatacttaattatatactcaAGTATGTAACTATACCACTTAACTACACAACTATAAACTATGTGTGTGATTACATCGTTTTTGTAATTTGTATAGTACGACGACTTCGGATTTCCCTTCGGGTGTTAAGTCGTTGGTTTCAGGCGGGAATTCATCCTTCGATACTTCCTCAGACTCACCCTCAGTCTCACCCGGATGCGGCATAAACGGCAAATGATCATAAAAACTATCATCTCCCGATTTCttattattaacactattagaAGTGTTATCACTACTATTAGCGGTGTTATCTACACTATTGGGAGTgttattaacactattagCGGTGTTACCGGAGTTGACATCCTTAGCAGCAACTTTACCGTCAGGATTATCATAGGCGTTGTAATTAGCCGTACCGTCAGTATTACCAGTAGTATCACCAGTAGTATCACCAGTAGTATCACCCGAGTTCTTATTTTGAAGCCTTTGTTTGAGGGCATTTCttaaactatttaaatcatCAGCGTCGTCAAAGTTATCCAATACGCCACTCAAATCATCATCAAATCTATCATCACCAATTTTAGTATTAAGTTTATTGCAATGTTTGTGATCGTGTTGGTCAATGTTCGTCACGGTGAATTTAGTTACCACCAAAGTGTCTGGGTTTACCAAACTCTCAGGATTTGCTAAACTGTCGGGATGTACTAAACTGTGAGGATGAAGTAAGGTGTCTGGATGAATTAAGGTGTCTGGGTGTTGTAATTGAGGTAAAACGCCAGTGGTATCGTTGGGAAGTTTGAAAAAGTTGAATGGAAACAACACTGACGCATTTGGGACCTTAAATCTTGTCACAAACGGCCCCGTCAACCCCAATAACGTCAAGTTCTACACAATCAAATTGtactaatttactataccaaTTATACcaatttactataccaaTTATACcaatttactataccaaTTATAccaatttactatactaattatactaattaactatactaattaactatactaattatactaattaactatactaattatactaattaactatactaattatactaattaactatactaattatactaattagggaggtaaatagtataagtGTGTCGAGGGTTACGTGTAATTCGGGTGCTTTGGGGAAGAAGTGTACGAGTTCTGCCATGTCGAGTGCGACCATTGAGACCACAACTAACGAAAACACAAACAATATCAAATACAtcaaatataatacaaagTTCCGAGTCAACGTCGAGATCAATCTACACCATCAATTGATTCACTCAGTAACTAAgttaacaatgttaataattagTTAACTGGATGGGTAAGAGAATACCCTAGGGATCCTGTGATGAAGTGTAGGAGTAGTAGGAACCAGGCGACCCCGATGAGGCTCGggtgtaaataatgaagCGTGCAATAAAGACCCACACCAAACAATAACTGCGTCAAAGACACTATCACAACGCCCTAAACATATATTCAcgttattttacaattatttatacaattatttatacaattatttatatagttaattggGTAATTATTAGTTGGGGATTACGTATTTGAGGTCTATGAAGCCTAGGAAGTTATTGGcctttaaatttgatatgaATCCCCCGCCCAATTCCATCGTCTAACACTCCCAAacacacatttttaacaattatcCAGGCTAAACTTAAGAATTCAAATTAcaatacaaatttaaaattacaataaaaattgtgatAAAAGTTACGataaaagataaaaattgtgATGGAAAAATTAAGTGTATGAATAAGTTAATTGTGATGTGTGAATTGATTGATTGTGTAggagttaattttagtgttaaaaaattgatGTGATGTTGTTTTCTAATGTGTAGGTGTGGGGACTTAAATCCATCAAAATTAaccaatttacacattaatttacgttaaaattaagttataaTAAGTTACGTAAAAtttactttaaattatgaacTTTGGGCTAGAAAATACCACAAACAAATTACTCCATTATCAATTTCACATAATATTTTCTGATGAATTTGTGGATAAATTATGCGTTAATTAGCTTTTGTGTAAAAGTTTATTCACGCTTTAATTTCTCACTCTCACATCTTAACTTTAGCCGAAATCACCAATTCCGAAcactaaattatgtaaatttattaaacaaacTTAAAATGACAAATTCCTCAAAATTTAAGTTTTTTACCCCAAACTCTCTCTCACACAATTCCTCACTCAAcgtaattttacactattcccacacttaatttactatacccTTGACTATACCCTTGACTACACATTTGACTACACAATTTAGTATACCCTTGGCTACacaatttactatacccTTGACTATACCCTTGACTATACAATTAAGTTTGAGGAATGTTGTAGAAAGCTGTGGGTGAGGTGTTGATAGTGCCGGTGTTGCAGGATAATTATTCGTACATATTGAAGGATCCGGCGAGTTCTAATGCGTTGTGTGTCGATCCTGTGGAGTATGAAAAGGTTTACAACGTCTCAAAagagaataatttaacactaaaacTTGCTCTATGCACTCATAAACACTGGGATCACTCAGGTAACCACTACTATACTCCCAATACTCCTCTTTACCCCT harbors:
- the RPT5A gene encoding 26S proteasome regulatory subunit 6A-like protein codes for the protein MSTTEDSIDLSEVCVLSDADVRARINMIDAEVKILKSEHTRLKSQQKMIQERIKDNLEKIQLNKQLPYLVANVVELLDMDEEYEEEYGSAQNIESKPKGKSLVIKTSTRQTIYLPVIGLIPHTELKPGELVGVNKDSYLVLDKLPPEYDNRVKAMEVCEKPTEDYSDIGGLDKQIQELIEAIVLPITHKEKFEKIGIKPPKGILMHGPPGTGKTLLARACAAQTKATFLKLAGPQLVQMFIGDGAKMVRDAFNLAKEKAPTIIFIDEIDAIGTKRFDSELSGDREVQRTMLELLNQLDGFSTDDKVKVIAATNRPYTLDPALLRSGRLDRKIELPHPNEEARAHILQIHSRKMNVHKDTNYMELSRSTENFNGAQLKAVCIEAGMVALRRGATELDHEDFVEGIAMVQAKKKNPLNYLT